A window of Calonectris borealis chromosome 3, bCalBor7.hap1.2, whole genome shotgun sequence contains these coding sequences:
- the VGLL2 gene encoding transcription cofactor vestigial-like protein 2 isoform X1, which produces MSCLDVMYQVYGPPQPYFAAAYSPYHQKLAFYSKMQEPPESGSSASASSSFSSHPAASIKEEDCSPEKERPPEAEYINSRCVLFTYFQGDISAVVDEHFSRALSQPSSFSLGSAKAARNAGSWRDGSFPMSQRSFPPSFWNSTYQPSSVPATLSSPLAAAAHSELPFAAAADPYAPASLHGHLHQGGPEPWHHAHHHHHHHHHHPYIGTQSTAYPRPAAMHEVYGPHFDPRYGSLLVPTASVRPHRLTPASVPTPVSPPCELGKSEAGTAAAWTTPGPFPNAAGDVAQSLGLNVDAARRYSFCGGSLLS; this is translated from the exons ATGAGCTGTTTGGATGTTATGTACCAAGTCTACGGTCCTCCCCAGCCCTACTTTGCAGCAGCCTACAGCCCTTATCACCAG AAACTCGCCTTTTACTCCAAAATGCAAGAACCCCCGGAGAGCGGCAGCAGCGCCAGCGCCAGCAGCTCCTTCTCCAGCCACCCCGCGGCCAGCATCAAGGAGGAGGACTGCAGCCCCGAGAAGGAGCGACCCCCCGAGGCCGAGTACATCAACTCCCGCTGCGTCCTCTTCACCTACTTCCAGGGGGACATCAGCGCCGTGGTGGACGAGCACTTCAGCCGGGCGCTCAGCCAGCCCAGCAGCTTCTCGCTCGGCAGCGCGAAGGCGGCGCGGAACGCCGGCTCCTGGCGGG ATGGCTCCTTCCCGATGAGCCAGCGCAGCTTCCCACCGTCCTTCTGGAACAGCACGTACCAGCCCTCCTCGGTCCCAGCCACCCTGAGCAGCCCCCTGGCAGCTGCCGCCCACAGCGAGCTGCccttcgccgccgccgccgacccCTACGCACCGGCCTCTCTGCACGGCCACCTGCACCAGGGCGGCCCCGAGCCCTGGCACCatgcccaccaccaccaccaccaccaccaccaccacccttaCATCGGGACACAGAGCACTGCCtacccccgccccgccgccatgCACGAGGTCTACGGGCCCCACTTTGACCCCCGCTACGGCTCGCTCCTGGTGCCCACCGCCTCCGTCCGCCCCCACCGCCTCACCCCCGCCTCCGTGCCCACGCCGGTCAGCCCCCCCTGCGAACTGGGCAAGAGCGAGGCGGGGACCGCCGCGGCCTGGACAACGCCGGGACCCTTCCCCAACGCGGCGGGGGATGTGGCACAGAGCCTCGGCCTCAATGTGGACGCAG CTCGCCGTTACTCCTTCTGTGGTGGATCCCTTCTGAGCTGA
- the VGLL2 gene encoding transcription cofactor vestigial-like protein 2 isoform X2: protein MSCLDVMYQVYGPPQPYFAAAYSPYHQKLAFYSKMQEPPESGSSASASSSFSSHPAASIKEEDCSPEKERPPEAEYINSRCVLFTYFQGDISAVVDEHFSRALSQPSSFSLGSAKAARNAGSWRARRYSFCGGSLLS from the exons ATGAGCTGTTTGGATGTTATGTACCAAGTCTACGGTCCTCCCCAGCCCTACTTTGCAGCAGCCTACAGCCCTTATCACCAG AAACTCGCCTTTTACTCCAAAATGCAAGAACCCCCGGAGAGCGGCAGCAGCGCCAGCGCCAGCAGCTCCTTCTCCAGCCACCCCGCGGCCAGCATCAAGGAGGAGGACTGCAGCCCCGAGAAGGAGCGACCCCCCGAGGCCGAGTACATCAACTCCCGCTGCGTCCTCTTCACCTACTTCCAGGGGGACATCAGCGCCGTGGTGGACGAGCACTTCAGCCGGGCGCTCAGCCAGCCCAGCAGCTTCTCGCTCGGCAGCGCGAAGGCGGCGCGGAACGCCGGCTCCTGGCGGG CTCGCCGTTACTCCTTCTGTGGTGGATCCCTTCTGAGCTGA